One Camelina sativa cultivar DH55 chromosome 3, Cs, whole genome shotgun sequence genomic window carries:
- the LOC104776073 gene encoding uncharacterized protein LOC104776073 — MTVETFIMERKKSLLQERDPWQNGSVPQWQPNGAVDHWQYGVPQLQQNGVAPQWQQNGAANRLENGDFPQLQNGVYPQLENGVDHLQNGVAPQWQQNGVAPQWQQNGVVPQLQNGVVPQWKSKWQNNGVPEPQNSIVQWQGSRDDGSGRHRHRHGHSSRSHRLVDLIMVLVMVRTWLFRIRGCVAQICTIFSEI, encoded by the coding sequence ATGACGGTGGAGACTTTTATCATGGAGAGGAAGAAGTCGCTCCTCCAAGAAAGGGATCCATGGCAAAACGGTTCCGTCCCTCAGTGGCAGCCAAACGGCGCCGTTGATCACTGGCAATACGGTGTCCCTCAGTTGCAGCAGAACGGTGTCGCCCCTCAGTGGCAGCAGAACGGTGCTGCTAATCGTTTGGAGAACGGCGATTTCCCACAGTTGCAAAACGGCGTTTACCCACAGTTGGAAAACGGCGTTGATCACTTGCAGAACGGTGTCGCTCCTCAGTGGCAGCAGAACGGTGTCGCTCCTCAGTGGCAGCAGAACGGCGTTGTCCCACAGTTGCAAAACGGCGTTGTCCCTCAGTGGAAAAGCAAGTGGCAAAACAACGGTGTACCTGAACCTCAAAACAGCATCGTGCAGTGGCAAGGATCGCGTGACGATGGAAGTGGAcgtcatcgtcatcgtcatgGTCATAGTAGTCGTAGTCATAGGCTCGTGGATCTAATAATGGTTCTGGTTATGGTTCGTACTTGGCTATTTCGAATTAGGGGGTGCGTGGCGCAAATTTGTAcaatattttctgaaatttgA
- the LOC104776074 gene encoding uncharacterized protein LOC104776074, with protein MEAASMVYNYPSWNYVPNNLFSNILSVVKLAAFAVGAWYLPATVTSLHAVMVWFNWLLGVLKILLILSAAVGAIFLVFAFLHETKKERELYDQLLAVPPPPPVSTFDNCNILNGHQDVGYYNYSGYRETSVPAFQECYKPVEESICSYDREVVEVSSKSYRRTRTEKKKKTEEKVEYRRMETERVTKTASRRSKKMDV; from the coding sequence atggaggCGGCGAGTATGGTATACAACTATCCGAGCTGGAACTATGTTCCTAACAATCTGTTCTCGAATATTCTATCCGTCGTCAAACTGGCCGCCTTCGCAGTAGGTGCGTGGTATCTACCGGCGACGGTGACTTCACTGCATGCGGTtatggtttggttcaattggtTACTTGGGGTTCTAAAAATCCTTCTCATCTTGTCCGCTGCCGTAGGCGCCATCTTCTTGGTTTTCGCTTTCCTTCACGAAACCAAAAAGGAACGGGAGCTATACGATCAACTTCTCGCCGTCCCCCCGCCCCCTCCTGTATCGACGTTTGATAATTGTAATATACTGAATGGTCATCAGGATGTTGGATATTATAACTACTCCGGTTACAGAGAGACTAGTGTGCCGGCGTTTCAAGAGTGTTATAAGCCGGTTGAGGAGAGTATTTGTAGTTATGATCGAGAGGTGGTTGAGGTGAGTTCGAAGAGTTACCGGAGGACGagaacggagaagaagaagaagacggaggagAAGGTGGAGTATCGGAGGATGGAAACGGAGAGAGTGACGAAAACGGCGTCGCGGAGGTCCAAGAAGATGGATGTTTGA